GGCGTGGGCGGCATGACCCTCGGCGCCGATCCTCTCGTCAGCGCCGTAAGCGTCCTCTCCTACGAAAAAAATTGTCCTCTGCCCGCTTTTATTATAAGAAAGCAGTCTAAAGGGCATGGAACCAATCAGTTCCTGGAAGGCATGAAGAACTTCGCCCCCGGAAGCCGCGTCGCCCTTCTGGAAGACGTGGTCACCACCGGAGGAACCCTGCTCACCTCCGTGGAGCGGGTCCGTGAGGCGGGCTACGAGGTCGATTCCGTGCTCTGCGTGCTGGACCGCGAGGAAGGCGGACGCGAACGCCTTGCCGATGCGGGACTCAGCCTGGACGCCATCTTCACCCGCGCCGAATTGCTGGCGGCGGGGAAATAATAGCGAAAAGCCTCTTAACCGACCGGATACGTATGAAGGGACTAACGCCCCCCGCCCTGCTCCTGATCCTGTTCCTCGTTGCGGGTACGGCCCGTGCCGACGGTTGGTCGCCCGTATTCAGCTCCCACGACCAGGGCCCGGAGATCATGGTCGCCGTGGACAAGGATTCGCAGACCCTCTACGTGCTCGGCCGCCACAGCCCGCTGGAAGTGGTCCGCAAGCTGCCCTGCACCACGGGGCAAAGCGACGGGGACAAGGTCGAACGCGGCGACCTGCGCACGCCCGAAGGCGTCTACTTCATCGAAGGCCGACTGGACCAGGGGCTCGACTGGGAGCTTTACGGCGACGTCGCCTACCCCCTGAACTATCCCAATCCCGTGGACCGCATCCGGGGCAAGTCCGGCTCCGGCATCTGGCTGCACGGCCGAGGCAAGCAGCTCGTCCCGCGCGACACGCGCGGCTGCGTCGCGCTTGCCGATCCGGATATCGACGGTCTCGGCAAGGATCTCTTCACGGACATGCCCGTGGTCATCGCGGGCAAGGTCGCCTGGACCGAGACGGGCGGAAAGGACGCGCAGGAAGCGGCCGACCTCGTGCATGAAGTGCGCGAGTGGGCCAAAAGCTGGAGCGCCAGGAGCGAGCATTTCTTCGATTTCTACGCCCCGAAGCTTTTGAGCGCCTCCGGCATCGACTTCGACGGCTTCCGCGCGCACAAGCGCAACATCTTCAAGAGCCAGCCCTGGATCGACGTGATGGTGGACAATGTCAAGGCGCTCCAGGGGCCCGGATACTGGGTGACCTGGTTCGACCAGTACTACCGCACCGGGAGCCTGACCTCCGCCGTGGGCAAGCGGCTCTACTGGCAGCAGGACGAATCCGGAAACTGGCGCATCGTGGGCAGGGAAATCACCTCGGCCAGCGACGACCTCGCCGACAAGTACCTCTCCTCCCGCTCGGAAGAGCTCCGCGGCCTGATACATTCCTGGGCCGAAGCCTGGCAAAAGGCCGACCTCAAGGACTACGCCTCCTTCTACGACAAGGCGGCCGTTCAGGACGGACGGCGCGGAGCCGACGACATCGCCGCCTACAAGGCGACTCTCTGGGCCGAACGTCCGCCCAGAGTGGTCGATGTGCAAGACATAGAGATACGCCCCCACGAAATGGGCCTCATGGCCAGCTTCGTCCAGACCTACCGCGACGCTTCGGGCTACGAGGACAAGGGCCGCAAGACCCTGATCCTCACTCCCACCCCCGACGGCTGGCGTATCGTCAATGAGCAGTGGAGAGCCTTATGAACGACGCCAAGTACAGCATCCTCTTCATGCGGGACGACCTCGACGTCCGCCGTTTCCGGCTCAACCCCTTCTGGCTCAAATCGATCTTCGTCAGCCTGACCCTGCTGGTGCTGGTCGCCGCGGCGGGCATCTACTTCGGCGCGACCTCGCTTCGGGACAACCTGCGCCTGCGACACGAGAACAAGGAACTTTCCCAGCGCCTCGACGAGGCCGAACTGCGGCTGAGCACCCTGGGCAACATGGAGAAGATCCTCGAATCCTACGACACCAAGGAACTCCAGAGCCTGCTCAGCCCGGAGAAGGCCGAGACCCCGGAAGCCGAAGCCAAGCCGACGGCCCCCTCCGAACCGGCCAAGCCCGCCGTGGACCTCTCCTCCATTTTCGCCAAGACCGACACGGGAGCCGTGCGGCTCGAAGACGTCCGCCTGGAAATCGAACAAAAGCAGGTGCTCGTCAGCTTCAATCTGCTCAACAACCTGGGCAACACCCAGCTCAGCGGCGACACGCGGCTCGCCCTCGTGGCCAACAACGGCGAGGTCATCGAACTGCCCGCCAAGAACGCCGACCTCTCGTTTCAGATTCAGCGGCGCAAGCCCATCCGAGCCAGAGTTCCCCTGCCGGACGGCCTGGACAGGGCCAACGTCTTCGGCCTCCGGTTGACGGTCACCCGCGAAGACGGAAAGGTCGTGTTCAGTGAAACGTACCCTCAATATCGCGTGGATTAGCCTTTTTCTGCTGCTTTGCGCGGCGTCGGGCGCGTTCGCCGCTTCCGAGCGCTACGTCTTCACGTTCTTCGAGGGGACGCAGTATCCCTTGACCGTGGTGTTTTTGCGCGGCGAGGAAAACGGTCCGACCATCATGGTCCAGGGCGGCATCCAGGGCGACGAGCCTTCCGGGTACATCACGGCCCAGATCCTTTCCCGTTCCCACGTCCGCAAGGGCAACCTCATCGTGGTGCCCCGCGCCAACGTGCCCTCCATCAACCTGCGCACGCGGCAAGTCAACGTGGACATGAACCGCCGCTTCGACCGGGACTACAATCTCTTCTACGAAGACCGGCTCGCCCGCGTGGTCCGCTTTCTCCTGGCCCAGTCCGACGCGCTCATCCACCTGCACGAGGGCAGCGGATTCTACCACCCCACCTACGTGGACAATCTCCGCAACCCCATGCGCTACGGCCAGTCCATCATCATCGACACCCTGGTCTACGGGCGCTGGAACCTGGGCCGCACGGTGGACGACGTGCTGGCCAAGCTGAATCCCGGCATTTCTCCGGAAATCTACCGCTTCCAGCTCTTCAACACGCGCACCTTCGACGACCAGACCAACTACTCGGAAATGCGCAAATCCCTGACCTGCTATGCGCTGACAGCCCTGAACATCCCGGCCATGGCCGTGGAGGTCAGCAAGAACATCACCCAGCTCGACTGGAAGGTGCAGCGCCAGCTGGAAGCCACGGAGGCCCTGCTGCGCCACTACGGCGTGGACCTGGACGCCCCGGAGGTCAGCTCCAGCATGGTCGCGGACTATGCGGACGACGTGCGCGTGCGCATCAACGGCAAGACGCTCTCCCCCGGCCAGACCATCGACCTCGCGCCCGGCGCGCCCCTGACCGTGGAAACCGAAAACGAAAGCAACGTGCTCTCCCCGGCCGTTTCCGTGTTCGCCTCGGACCGTCCCGGCGTGAACCTGATCAACACGCCCCGCCTCGCGCTGGACTCCTTCCAGAAGCTGGAGGTGCGCTCCGACGGCAAGATGGTGGCCTCGGCCCGCGTGCGCGTCCAGGGCCGGCTTTCCGGCGGGGAAGACATGCGCCCGCCCGTGTTCGTCTGCTGGCTGAACGGCAAGCCCCATTTCGTGCGCGAGGGAGAAACCCTCGCCGCCCTGGTGGGCGACCAGCTCATCCTCGAAGGAATCTGGGGCTCCTCGCGCGAGGAAGTCCTGAACTTCAAGGGCTACGTGGCCCAGCGCAGCCCCAACGACGGCCAGGACTGCGGCTGGGAAATCATTCTCGACCCGGACAACTTCATGGACAAGTATCGCCTCGACGAGGAAGCCGACCACGACCGCGACCGGGCCGAAGACGCCCTGGCGCGCTGGGCGGGCCGCGCTCCCGAACAGGACGCCGCACGCTTCCGCATCGTCCGCGAGACGCCGGGGCAGCCCCGCTCCGAATTCTACGTCGCGGTGCGGCCCCGCACGGTGCACGCCCTGCGCCTGCTCGACGACCAGGGCAAGAGCGTGGTCGTGCCCTGGCGGCCCGGCGACGAGTTTCGACTGCCCGAAGGCAGCTACGTGCTGGAGGACGCCTGGAGCAACGGCTCCGCGGACAAGCTCCTGACCACGGCCAACGACATGCCCGTGCGCACCGGCGCTTCGGTGCGCGTCTCCAAAGACTCGATCCTGCGGCTCTGCCTGCGGCAGGCCACCACCTTCGCCTCCATGGGCTCCATGACGCTCACGGCGCGCGGCTCCAAGGCCGATCCGGCATCCGCCGCCGATGCAGCCCGGACCGCCTCGCCGCAGCGGCCCGCCTCCGCAGACGCAAAGCGCGCCAGACCGGCACAGGCCGTCGTCGCCGAACCGCCCGTGCATCACGCCACCCGCTGAGGCCCCTTCTTCCGGCCTCTGTCCCGCCTCCGGACGGACGGCCTTCCCTTCCCTTGACATGCATTCGCATTGCGCTGTATTCAGAGGAATGACGCTTGGCGATTCTACCAAATGTTGCACGCTGCCCCGTCCGGAAACCAACGGTCCGGAACGGTACGCGGCCAGGGCAAAGGTGATGAAGGCCATGGCGCACCCTTCGCGATTGATGCTCGTGGACGAGTTGTCGCGCGGAGAACGCTGCGTCTGCGACCTGACGAACCTGGTCGGCCACGACATTTCTACGGTTTCGAAGCATCTGGCCGTGCTCAAGAAGGCCGGGCTCGTGGAGGACGAGAGACGCGGCAAGCAGGTCTTTTACCGCATGCGGGTTCCCTGCGTGCTGAATTTCTTTCAATGCCTGGAGGCGGTGCTGGCTGCGGACCGATAGCTTTTTTTTCGCCTTGATAATTGGCGATATTGCCAAATAAACATACAACGAATCACGGAGGCATCATGAAAATTCAGGTTTTTGGTCCGGGCTGCGCAAAGTGCACCCAAACGGAAAAAGTCGTCCGCGAGGCGCTGGCGGAATCCGGCGTGCAGGCGGATGTGGTCAAAATCACGGACTTTCAGGAAATCGCGTCCTTCGGCGTGTTCTCAACGCCCGCCGTGGCCGTGGATGGCGAGGTAAAGCTCGTCGGCGCGGTGCCGACGAAAAACGACGTGCTGGGCTGGCTGAAATAACCGACCGACCTACCTGGGAGAAATGGACATGTCATCGAACTGCTCTTGTTCCTGCGGTGAAGCCCCGAAATTCGTGTTTTCCTGCTCCGGTGCGGCGGATGTCGGTGAGATCGCGGACCGGGCCGCCCGCGTCGTCTCCCGCGAGGGAGCCATCAAGATGTTCTGCCTCGCAGGCATCGGAGGCCGTGTTTCCGGCATCGTCAAAAGCACGGAGGCCGCCGCCCTGGTCGTGGCCGTGGACGGCTGCCCGCTGAACTGCGCCAGAAAGACCCTGGAGCAGGCTGGAATCACCGACGTGAAGCACGTGCAGCTGCACGAACTCGGCCTGAAGAAAGGGGAATCCCCGGCCACCGAAGAGCGCATCGAGCAGACCGCGCAAGCGATCCGCTCCCTGCTCGGCTGAACACCTTTCCGCGGAATGGCCGTCTTTTCGCGGCCATTCCGCCTGCCCCCGCCTCCGGGCCTTCGGATGGCTCCCCCCTCCGGCGAAGCATTGCGCAATTCCTCCTGATCCGCGTCCCTTCTTGCACTCGCGGGACATTCGTCCTACAAAAAACAGCGGTTGCGCCCTGCCTCACGGGTGCGGCGAATCATGGAGGAACGCACGCATGGAAGGAATGGCCGAGAGCGGATTCTGGTCGCTGCTGCTGGAAACCGGGCCGGTGATCAAAGTGGTCTTCGCGGTGCTGCTGGCCATGTCCCTGGCCAGCTGGAGCCTGATTTTCCTGAAATGGCACGAACTGCGCAAGGCCCAGGCCCAGGCCCGCGAGGACAGGTCCGCCTTCGAGGCCGCCTCAAGACTGGACCAGGCCATGACCTCGACCCGCACGCGCCCGGACCAGGGCGTGTCCCGCCGGGTGGCGGAAACGGGCATGGACGAACTGCGCCGCCTCGCCGACCTGGACCTCGACCCCGCGGTCAAGGGCAGAATCATCCTCGAAAGCGTGCGCCACACCTTGCAGGACGAAGCCCAGGCCCAGGCCGACAGGCTCCACGGCTCCCTGGCCCTCCTGGCCACGGTGGGCAACGTGGCTCCGCTCCTCGGCCTTTTCGGCACGGTCTGGGGCATCATGAATTCCTTTTCCAGCATCACGGGCGGCGCGGACATCGTCACGGGCGTGGCTCCCGGCCTTGCCGAGGCGCTTTCGACAACGGCCCTCGGCCTGATCGTGGCCATTCCCGCGGTCCTGGCCTACAACGCCTTCCTCAAGCGCCTGGGCGACATCGAAGGCGAGCTGGCGCGGCTTTCCAGCGCGTTCATGAACCGGGTCAAGGAGGAATTCTCCAGCATCCTGACCTGCGCTCCCAGGGAGAATTGAGATGGCTCCCCGCGCCCGCCGCCGCTTCCTTTCCGAGATCAGCACCACACCCTTCGTGGACGTCATGCTCGTGCTCCTGGTCATCGTCATGGTCGGCACGGCGGTCAAGGGCAAGGGAGTGGAGGTCGAGCTGCCGCGCACCCGCACCGTGCAGTCCCTGCCCAAGGGCAGCGGCCATTTCGTCCTGAGCATGGACGCGGACGGCAGGATTTTCATGGACACGGAGGAAGTGGACCGGGACCATCTCAAGGAATATCTGGTCCAGCGCGTGCTCAAGCAGGACAAGGCCGTGTTCCTGCGCGCGGACAAGGACGTGCCCTACGGCGAGGTCGTCAGGGTCATGGCCGAAATCCGCGAGGCAGGCGTCCCGCGCATAGGAATCGTGGCCGAACCCGAAGACCAGGCCGCTCCGGGCAGCGACTGAGATGCGCGCGCGCACCGTTTCCTGGCTGCTCTCCCTGGGCCTGCACCTGGCCGCGCTTGTCCTGGTCCTGGTCCTGGCCCCGCCGGACTCGCTGCGCGCCATGCTCGGCGCGGAGCTGACAGACGAAGAGCTGGCCGCGATGCTGCCGCCCGAATACGCCGCGCCCCCGGACGAGACGGTCTACATCCCCATCAGCCCGAACAAGGTGCTCGTGACCTACGGCGGGCGCAACGCCACCGAGGAGGAGCTCTTCCGCGAGTTCGCCGAGGGCGGCGGTCTGGTGGGCGGCCTGGACCAGACCTCCTACGGACCCAAGATCCGCTTCGGAACCACCCTTTTCGAGCACTACCATTCCTATTACGTCAGCGGCCTTGTGGGCCACTTCCGCACGGACGACGGGCTGGACGTCTACATCGTGGACGGGCGCAAGGATCCGCGCGTGAAAAAGCTCCTGCTGCACGTTCCCTCGCGCGGCTTCACCCGCGCCCTCACCGAGTACAACAGCCGCTACATCTATTCCTACGGGCCGAGCCTGCTTTCGACGGAACCGATCCAGGGCTCGGTGATGTTCATGGGCGACGGCGACAAAATCTATCGCCTGATGTGGATTCCAAAGGCGGGCAAGGCGCTCTACCCGGAGCGCGTCTATAAATGACCCTGCGTGTCCGGGGTCGCGCCGGGCGTTTTCGGACGCCCCCCTCCGGCGGCTAGGCTTCGGGCAGTTCCCGATAATCGAAGGTTTTCCCGTGCAGCTCCATGCAGGTCCGGTTCAGCAGGTCGGCCAGCTTTTCCGCGGCCTGCTCCGGGGTCACGAGCATGCCCTTCTCCTTCCAGGGACGAAACGCGCCCTGGACGTTTTCGGACTGTCCGCCTTCCGCGTTGCGCCCCTCCTTCTGCATGCGCGTCTCCACGATGCCGGGCCGGTACACGAACGCGGTGACCCGGTCCGTTTCCGCTGCGAGCTGGCGCATGTAATGCTCCTCGGCAGCCTTGGCCGCGCAATAGGCAGCCGTGCCGGGCAGCGTCTTCCGCGCCGCTCCGGACCCGAAGAACACGGCGAAGCCGGAGCCCTGGCGAAGCAGGGGAGGATAGCTGAAGCGCGCCAGCTGATAGGCCGCCTTGACGCTGGCGTCCATGACGTCGCAAAAAAGATTCTCCGGCAATTCCCAGGCCGAGGGTCCGGGAGCGAGCACCCCGGCCGCGTGGATGAATCCCTGGAAATCGCCGAGATCGCAGGCGCGCAGCACGAGGCGCTCCGCGACTTCGGCCTCGGCCGCGTTGCCGTGGACGCATTTGGCGCGCACGCCCAGGTCGCGGCAGGCCTCGCAGGACTCCTGCAAATCGGATTCGGAACGGGCCGAAAGCACGAGGTTCACGCCCCGCGCCGCCAGGATCAGGGCCAGAGCCCGGCCTATCCCGCGCGACGCGCCGGTAACGATGAGGGTTTTGTTCCGGAAAAAACTCATATACGTTCACCCTTGGTTTAACGGATACCATTATTTCAGACAAGGATTCCATCATGCCGATACGGCAAAGCAACCGTTGCGATCTTGTTAAACAATCGGACATCCGAAGCATGACCCTGGCCTGCGCCGAGCGGGGAGGCATCAACCTGGCCCAGGGAGTCTGCGACCTGGACGTGCCCGAACCCGTGCTCCAGGGAGCCGCCGACGCCATGCGCGAGGGCTACAACGTCTACACCCGCTTCGACGGCCTGCCGGAGCTGCGCCTGGCCATTGCCGAAAAGCAGCGCCGCTTCCAGGGGCTGAACCTGGACCCGGAAACGCAGATCGTGGTCAGCGCCGGGGCCACGGGCGCGTTCCAGGCCGCCTGCACCGCCTTGCTGGAGGCGGGCGACGAGGTGCTGCTCTTCGAACCCTACTACGGATACCACGTCAGCACGCTGCGGGCCATGGACGTGACCCCGCGCTTCGTGCCCCTGCACGCGCCGGACTGGAGCTTCGACGACGCCGAGCTGGAAGCCGCGGCCTCGCCCCGGCTGCGCGCCGTGGTCCTGAACACGCCCTGCAATCCCTGCGGCAAGGTCTTCAGCCGGGCCGAACTGGAACGCGTGGCGGACTTCTGCCAGGCCCACGATCTCTTCCTCTTCACGGACGAGATCTACGAACACTTCGTCTACGACGGCCTGGAGCACGTCTCCCCGGCCTGCCTGCCCGGCATGGAGGAACGGACCATCGCCATCTCCGGCGCGTCCAAGGTCTTCGCGGTCACGGGCTGGCGCCTGGGCTGGGCCTCTTGCCATCCCCGCTGGCGCGAGCCCATCGGCCACTTCAACGACCTCTACTACGTCTGCGCCCCGGCTCCGCTCCAGATCGGCGTGGCGCGAGGCATCACCGGGCTGGGACAGGAATATTACCATGAGCTTGCCGAGGACCACGGCAAAAAGCGCGACCGCTTCTGCGAGGCCCTGAAAAACGCCGGGCTCGCGCCGCACGTTCCGCAGGGAGCATACTACGCCCTGGCCGACATTTCGAGCCTGCCGGGCCGGGACAGCCGCGAGCGGGCCATGCACCTGCTGGAGCGCACGGGAGTCGCCTGCGTTCCCGGCCGGGCCTTCTGGCACGACGGCGCGGGCGAGGGGCTGGCGCGGTTCTGCTTCGCCAAGCGCTGGCCGGAGCTGAACCAGGCCTGCGAACGGCTGGAGCGCCTGTCATGAGCGAGGATCCCAACCGAACCGACGAGTACGCGGGCATCGCGCGGGCCTACGACCCGTTGCTGAACCCTTTTCTGGACCGGCCGCGCCTGGGCGTGACCGAACTGGTGCTGCGCTGCCTGCGTTCCTTCGAATCCGAGGAGGAGCAAGGCTCCGCAGCCGCCCCGCCTCCCCCTGTTCTGGACCTTTGCTGCGGCACGGGCAGGCAGGCCGTGCTGCTGCGGCGCGAGGGGCTGCGCGTCCAGGGAGTGGACATCTCCCCGGCCATGCTCGACGTGGCCCGCAGGCAAAGCCCCCCGGACATCGTATATTATGAAGAGGACGCCTCGGCCACGCACTTCGCGGACCGCAGCTTCGGCTGCGTCTGCGTTTCCATGGCCCTGCACGAAAAGGCTCCGGCCCTGCGCGAGGCCATCGTGGAGGAGGCCCTGCGCCTGCTCCTGCCGGGAGGCTCGCTGGTCCTGCTGGACTACCGTCTGCCGGAAACCTGGAGCGGCCGGGCAATGATGCGGCTGAGCGCGCTCGTGGAACGCATGGCCGGGCGGGAGCACTACGCCAACTATCGGCAGTTCCTGGCCGGAGGCGGCATGCGCGCCCTGCTGGGAGCCTCGCGCCTGCCCTTCCGGCGTGTGGAGACGTACTTCCAGGGCGCGCTGGGCCTCTACCGCGTCTTCACCAGGGATGAATGACCATGTGCGGACGGTTCGGATTCAACCTGACCAAGCGGGACATCGAGGACGGCTTCGGGGTGTTCGTGGAAGGGGACGGCCCCGCCCCGGACTACAACATCGCGCCCGACCCCACGGGCCTGCGGCCTGTCCTGGCCGTGCTGCGCATGGGCCGGGAGCGTCTGCTGGCGGGCATGGCCTGGGGACTGGTCCCGCCCTGGTCGCAGGACCGGCGTCGCCACTTCGTCAACGCCCGCGCGGAAACGGCCCTGGACAAGCCCTCCTTCAAGCACGCCATGCGTCACCGCCGCTGTCTGGTGCCCGCGGGGCTGTATTATGAATGGAAGACGGAGCCGCGCCTGGTGCCGGGCAGCCTGCCGGGAACGGCGGCCTCCGGGAGCGGGAAGGCTCCGGCGGAAGGCGGGACGAAGCGCCGCCCCGCAGCGGGAGCGAAAACGCCCTGGGTCTTCACCCTGCAAGGCGGCGCGCCCTTTGCCCTGGCCGCCATCTGGGAACACAACGAGAACGCCGGCTCCGGACTGGCCGTGCTGACCACTCCGGCCAATGCCCTGGTCGCGCCCGTGCATGACCGCATGCCCCTGATTCTCCCGCCCGAAGCCTACGACGCCTGGCTTGACCCGTTCGCGCCCCTCGACGAGATCGCCCCTTTGCTCGCGCCCTTTCCGGCGGAAAAAATGCGCGGCTGGCCCGTGTCCCGCCGGGTCAACAACCCGTCGAACCACGGGCCGGAACTCATGGAGCGGCTTGCGGACGAAACGCCCGCAGAAAGAGAAAAACGGGGATAAAACCGGGAATCAGCCCTTGTCCTTGCCGATCCTGTTGCGCAGCTTGGCCAGCCGCCGGGCGCGGCGGCCGAACCGCAGGATCTCCTCGCGCCAGTTCAGGGCGGCCAGGGTCAGCACGTTCATGATCAGGCCCATGCTCAGCAGCACGAGCGCGTTGTAGATCGTGGTGCTGCCCCAGACGTTGACGAAGGGCAGCATCTTCTGCGGCACGAACATGGGATACGGCAGGTTCCAGTCCTTCATGGCCCCTTCCAGCCCGGTTTCGGCCCGCGCCGGGTCGAGGTCCATCTGCTCGCGCACCAGCTCCTCGAACTTCTTCTCCCCCAGGGTCACGGCGTCATGGATGTTCTTGTTGCCGTACTTGTACTTGTGCGTCTCGCGGAAAGTCTCCAGCTCCGCCTCCAGGCGTGCGCGCTCCGCGGCCAGCCCCGGCTCCTCCGGGGTTCCCTGGGCATCGTGCAGCTCCAGCTTGACCTGCCGCAGCTCGTCCGAAAGCTCGGAGTGCCGCGAGTGGTAGCTGTTGTTGTTCTCCTGGAGCACCAGCAGCCCCTCGTAGGCCCAGCGCGATGGCATCATCTGGCAAATCTCGGGGATCGGGCTGTTCTCCACGATGGTCAGGCTCTTGTTCATCTTCTCGTATTCGATGAGCGCGCCGCCCAGGATGATCTGGGGCACGAGCATCAGGGGCACGATGTTCTGCGCGGCCCGGCCCGAAAGGCGCGGCAGCGAGGAGATGAACAGTCCCGCGGAAAGGCTCGTATAGGAAAGCAGCGTCAGATAGGCGATGTACGGCAGGGCCAGCTCGCGCACCTCCACGATGAGGAACCCCAGAAGCACGAAGAGCACGTTCTGGGCCAGTGCAAAGGGCAGAAGCACGAGCAGCTTGGCCGCGAGATAGGTCCGGCTGGTCATGTCCAGCATGCGCTCGCGCATGAACAGGGAGGAATCCCCGATGATCTCGCCCACGGAGTTGGTCATGGACAGGAACAGGGTCACGATCACGGCCACGAAGAGAAAGATGCCGAAGAGGTCGTTGGTGTAGAGCGAGTAGTCCCCCGCCGGGGTGTAGCGCAGGATGAAGCCCACGCCCGCTCCGAGCAGCGGCGCTTCCAGAAAGGTGATCAGCAGGTTGGAGCGGTCGCGGATCTTGCTGCGGTAGTTGCGGGAGAGCAGCGTGCGGAACTGCACGAAGCGCTCGCGCGCGCCGATGGCGGGCTTGGGCGGCAGGATGTCCGAGCTGGGCAGCTTGATGCTCGAAAGCCAGGCGTCGATGGCCGTGCTCTCGTACTCCCGCTTCCAATAGGCCGGGGAATATTTCCGCTTGCCGAGCACGCTGCCGTCGATGTCGCGCAGGGACTCCTCCAGGCTGTCCAGCAGGATGTTCGGCTGCACGGTCTTGCAGTTCGGACACTCCACCACGATGCGGCCCTTGCGCGCGTCGCGCTCCATGTGGCGCTTGAAGTATTCCAGCCCGGCATAGGCCGTGCCGTAGAAGGCCAGCTTGCCGCCGTGGTCCAGCAGCACGACCTTGTTGAAGCTCTTGTAGATCTTGGAGCTGGGCTGATGGATGACGCAGACCACGATCTTGCCGCGCAGGGTGATGTCCGCCAGCAGCTCGATGATTTTTTCCGAATCCTTGGACGAGAGGCCGGACGTGGGCTCGTCGAGCATGTAGATGTCCGCGTCCGTGAGCAGCTCCAGGCCGATGTTCAGCCGCTTGCGCTCGCCGCCGGACAGGGTCTTGTCCGTGGCGTCGCCCACGCGCAGGTCGCGCCGCTCGGTCAGGCTGATGTCGCTGAGGGTCACGTCGATCTTGGCGTTGAGTTCTTCCTCGCTCTTGTCCGGAAACCGCAGCTTCGCGTAATAATACAAATTTTCGTAAACAGTGAGATTCGCCAGCAGCAAGTCCTCCTGGGGCACATAGCCCAGGTGGTGCTTGAGCATGGAATATTCGTCGTGCAGGTCGTACTCGTCCACGCGCACCTGGCCGGAAGTGGGCTTTTCCAGCCCGCTCATGACCCGCAGGACCGTGGATTTTCCGCTGCCGCTGGGGCCCATGATCGCGGCCAGCTCGCCGTACTCGATGTCGAAGGACACGCCGTCCAGGCCCACGGTGCCGTCCTCGAAGACGTGGTGCAGCTTGTCCGCCACGAGCTTGTTGAAGCTGAACGCGGCCTTGCGCAGCCTGCCCGCCTCCAGGTCCAGGGTCAGGTAGTTGCCGTGCACGAACAGGGTGTCGCCGTGCCGCAGCTCCAGCGGCCCCCGGCTGGGCCGATTGTTCAGGTAGACCTGATAGGGGCAGTCCTGCGGGTCGAAGCGCACCCGGCCCCGCTCGCGGTCCACCCGGAACAGGGCGTGCCAGCGGTCCGGCAGCTCGTCATGGATGAAGAGGTCGCCGCGCACCGAGTTGCTCAGGCGGTATTCCTCGCGTCCGTCGTCCAGGGAAAGCTCCCGCTTGGCGTTCAGCGAGTAGAACAGCTCGCGCAGGTTCATGCGGAAGCCGTTGACGAAGATGTCGTCGTCCAGATTGACCTGGACCGCGTCGCGCACGAGCTGGTCGTTGACGTTGACCACGGCGAAGGGGTCGAGCATCTTCAGGCCGATGCGCGCGCCCCGGAACTCCAGCTTGAGCACGTCGTTCTCGCCCGGCTGCTCGCTGTAGCCCGGCTCCAGGTCGTTCTGGGTCACGTAGCGGTCCGCGTTCAGCGGGTTGACCTTGTTCTCGAAGTAGGCCTTGAGGTCGTGGTGCTTGAGCGAGTAGCCGTCGAAGAGAATGCGGTAGTTGTGGGAAACGCGCGTGGAGATGTTCTTGCGCAGCTCGTAGCCGTCCACCACGACTTCGTGGCC
Above is a genomic segment from Paucidesulfovibrio longus DSM 6739 containing:
- the pyrE gene encoding orotate phosphoribosyltransferase codes for the protein MDDLKRRLARLLLNLSYVEGEVTLTSGRKSDYYFDCKQTALHPEGGWLIGSLFLEMLQGKGVAGVGGMTLGADPLVSAVSVLSYEKNCPLPAFIIRKQSKGHGTNQFLEGMKNFAPGSRVALLEDVVTTGGTLLTSVERVREAGYEVDSVLCVLDREEGGRERLADAGLSLDAIFTRAELLAAGK
- a CDS encoding L,D-transpeptidase family protein — its product is MKGLTPPALLLILFLVAGTARADGWSPVFSSHDQGPEIMVAVDKDSQTLYVLGRHSPLEVVRKLPCTTGQSDGDKVERGDLRTPEGVYFIEGRLDQGLDWELYGDVAYPLNYPNPVDRIRGKSGSGIWLHGRGKQLVPRDTRGCVALADPDIDGLGKDLFTDMPVVIAGKVAWTETGGKDAQEAADLVHEVREWAKSWSARSEHFFDFYAPKLLSASGIDFDGFRAHKRNIFKSQPWIDVMVDNVKALQGPGYWVTWFDQYYRTGSLTSAVGKRLYWQQDESGNWRIVGREITSASDDLADKYLSSRSEELRGLIHSWAEAWQKADLKDYASFYDKAAVQDGRRGADDIAAYKATLWAERPPRVVDVQDIEIRPHEMGLMASFVQTYRDASGYEDKGRKTLILTPTPDGWRIVNEQWRAL
- a CDS encoding M14/M99 family metallopeptidase — translated: MKRTLNIAWISLFLLLCAASGAFAASERYVFTFFEGTQYPLTVVFLRGEENGPTIMVQGGIQGDEPSGYITAQILSRSHVRKGNLIVVPRANVPSINLRTRQVNVDMNRRFDRDYNLFYEDRLARVVRFLLAQSDALIHLHEGSGFYHPTYVDNLRNPMRYGQSIIIDTLVYGRWNLGRTVDDVLAKLNPGISPEIYRFQLFNTRTFDDQTNYSEMRKSLTCYALTALNIPAMAVEVSKNITQLDWKVQRQLEATEALLRHYGVDLDAPEVSSSMVADYADDVRVRINGKTLSPGQTIDLAPGAPLTVETENESNVLSPAVSVFASDRPGVNLINTPRLALDSFQKLEVRSDGKMVASARVRVQGRLSGGEDMRPPVFVCWLNGKPHFVREGETLAALVGDQLILEGIWGSSREEVLNFKGYVAQRSPNDGQDCGWEIILDPDNFMDKYRLDEEADHDRDRAEDALARWAGRAPEQDAARFRIVRETPGQPRSEFYVAVRPRTVHALRLLDDQGKSVVVPWRPGDEFRLPEGSYVLEDAWSNGSADKLLTTANDMPVRTGASVRVSKDSILRLCLRQATTFASMGSMTLTARGSKADPASAADAARTASPQRPASADAKRARPAQAVVAEPPVHHATR
- a CDS encoding ArsR/SmtB family transcription factor, which encodes MTLGDSTKCCTLPRPETNGPERYAARAKVMKAMAHPSRLMLVDELSRGERCVCDLTNLVGHDISTVSKHLAVLKKAGLVEDERRGKQVFYRMRVPCVLNFFQCLEAVLAADR
- a CDS encoding thioredoxin family protein, with translation MKIQVFGPGCAKCTQTEKVVREALAESGVQADVVKITDFQEIASFGVFSTPAVAVDGEVKLVGAVPTKNDVLGWLK
- a CDS encoding putative zinc-binding protein — its product is MSSNCSCSCGEAPKFVFSCSGAADVGEIADRAARVVSREGAIKMFCLAGIGGRVSGIVKSTEAAALVVAVDGCPLNCARKTLEQAGITDVKHVQLHELGLKKGESPATEERIEQTAQAIRSLLG
- a CDS encoding MotA/TolQ/ExbB proton channel family protein, producing the protein MEGMAESGFWSLLLETGPVIKVVFAVLLAMSLASWSLIFLKWHELRKAQAQAREDRSAFEAASRLDQAMTSTRTRPDQGVSRRVAETGMDELRRLADLDLDPAVKGRIILESVRHTLQDEAQAQADRLHGSLALLATVGNVAPLLGLFGTVWGIMNSFSSITGGADIVTGVAPGLAEALSTTALGLIVAIPAVLAYNAFLKRLGDIEGELARLSSAFMNRVKEEFSSILTCAPREN
- a CDS encoding ExbD/TolR family protein, encoding MAPRARRRFLSEISTTPFVDVMLVLLVIVMVGTAVKGKGVEVELPRTRTVQSLPKGSGHFVLSMDADGRIFMDTEEVDRDHLKEYLVQRVLKQDKAVFLRADKDVPYGEVVRVMAEIREAGVPRIGIVAEPEDQAAPGSD